One genomic window of Glycine soja cultivar W05 chromosome 9, ASM419377v2, whole genome shotgun sequence includes the following:
- the LOC114367352 gene encoding putative uncharacterized protein DDB_G0286901, with product MPMKRMPDSGEINLEHVDEAKAADKVSNSNHNKEASNGKKKGDQKINDTTKGQNSTYTNNQCNHSVNGSIYGGTINLGGSQGNQTRYENSRVINNNGTFNGNANGCFNEGGFQSHTTHYYDGRRG from the exons ATGCCTATGAAAAGAATGCCCGATTCTGGGGAAATCAACCTCGAACATGTAGATGAGGCCAAAGCAGCAGACAAAGTGTCCAACTCCAACCATAATAAGGAAGCTAGTAATGGCAAAAAAAAAGGCGACCAGAAAATCAATGATACCACAAAAGGTCAAAATAGTACTTACACTAACAATCAATGTAATCACAGTGTCAACGGCTCTATATACGGTGGCACCATCAACCTCGGTGGAAGTCAAG GCAACCAGACCAGGTATGAAAATAGTCGTGTTATAAATAACAATGGTACTTTCAATGGTAATGCCAACGGATGCTTTAACGAGGGTGGCTTTCAGTCTCACACCACACACTACTACGACGGACGTAGAGGTTAa
- the LOC114367129 gene encoding uncharacterized protein LOC114367129: MGTGHSTHTNLGSECTSYDAGATGTIARWGESFEVSMGNSKENNDHTEVWGVKYKPSQKNYTCGFHLRASRDNNKSVESIYFGLGDFSNNKTEFALKITRIGRDSLRGGITGIDSSTAPMYFTRAKQDHTIETTIVPYGCSFRDGLFVMEMKKKVNAENAYMVTMGHYYVTKDVGLSVEAKILRSKNCFVVQVEGPFSHPGDELRKVLAKTHRTGIWSRSACSHCNNNGTKASTSKKSGESDSPLKAQPSHQKGHGTVGEIVSHAFSSSVKEQYNKGLINSSGYTTGSLNNSIVFIDCNF; the protein is encoded by the coding sequence atgggAACTGGTCACAGTACTCACACTAACCTTGGAAGCGAATGCACTTCCTATGATGCTGGTGCCACAGGCACCATAGCACGTTGGGGAGAATCTTTTGAAGTTTCCATGGGCAATAGCAAAGAAAACAATGATCACACAGAAGTTTGGGGTGTGAAATACAAACCAAGTCAGAAAAACTACACTTGTGGCTTTCACCTTAGGGCAAGCCGTGACAATAACAAAAGTGTTGAGAGCATATATTTCGGATTAGGCGATTTTTCCAACAACAAAACTGAATTTGCTTTGAAGATTACAAGAATCGGTCGCGATAGTCTCCGAGGAGGGATAACCGGCATCGACTCTTCCACCGCACCAATGTACTTCACAAGAGCAAAGCAAGATCACACAATAGAGACAACTATTGTTCCATATGGTTGTTCATTCAGAGATGGTCTTTTTGTTatggaaatgaagaagaaggtTAATGCTGAGAATGCTTATATGGTTACCATGGGACACTATTATGTTACCAAAGATGTTGGTCTTTCTGTTGAGGCCAAAATCCTTCGCAGTAAAAACTGTTTTGTTGTTCAAGTGGAGGGTCCTTTCAGCCACCCTGGTGATGAATTGCGTAAGGTTCTTGCGAAAACGCATCGAACTGGAATATGGTCGCGTAGTGCTTGTTCTCATTGTAATAACAATGGAACAAAGGCTAGCACTagcaaaaaaagtggagaatccGATTCACCATTGAAAGCTCAACCAAGTCACCAGAAGGGACACGGTACTGTAGGTGAAATTGTTAGCCATGCTTTCTCGAGCAGTGTCAAGGAGCAATACAACAAAGGCCTTATCAATTCGAGTGGATACACTACTGGTTCTCTGAATAATTCTATCGTCTTTAttgattgtaatttttaa